The following proteins are encoded in a genomic region of Methanofollis sp.:
- a CDS encoding phenylalanine--tRNA ligase subunit alpha — MADLTLNEKRLLVALAPMGEGSAAALAAALGTTEEAAVQHAHLCADRGLAAVTRTSAKTYSLTPEGTEYREHGLPERQILDSFEGSISMKDLQGHPLSRIGIGWLRKKGWIAITKGVAEKTGEAAPGEDEVALADPKEGMPGIAELLKRNLVEEHEEVAYRIAITPEGRALVAAGLDLVEETGTLTREQILDGSWRTANLRKYSLSTPPKRVWPGKSHPYQRIIDEVKRILLDMGFVEMQGEIVLSAFWDFDALFQPQDHPAREMQDTFYLDMKEPLPAGYEGVRDMHEHGGTTSSTGWGGVWSTEVPQQCVLRTHTTPFSIRYLIDHPEPPVKAFALGRVYRREAIDPTHTPEFEQLEGIVMDEDVSFRHLLGYLKEFYGRMGFENVRFRPGYFPYTEPSVEPEVWVDGLGWVELGGAGIFREEVTAPWGIETPVLAWGLGISRVAMLKLGLKDLRQLYRSDIDWIRESPVIRKEE, encoded by the coding sequence ATGGCAGATCTCACCCTGAATGAAAAGCGGCTCCTTGTCGCCCTTGCTCCGATGGGCGAGGGCAGTGCGGCCGCCCTGGCCGCGGCCCTCGGCACGACCGAGGAGGCGGCCGTCCAGCATGCCCACCTCTGCGCCGACCGCGGCCTGGCCGCGGTGACGCGGACGAGCGCGAAGACCTATTCCCTCACCCCCGAGGGGACGGAGTACAGGGAGCACGGTCTCCCCGAGAGGCAGATCCTGGACTCCTTCGAGGGCTCCATCTCGATGAAGGACCTCCAGGGCCATCCCCTCTCCAGGATCGGGATCGGCTGGCTCAGGAAGAAGGGCTGGATCGCGATCACGAAGGGCGTCGCGGAGAAGACGGGCGAGGCCGCGCCGGGCGAGGACGAGGTCGCCCTTGCAGACCCGAAGGAGGGGATGCCGGGCATCGCCGAACTCCTGAAGAGGAACCTCGTCGAGGAGCACGAAGAGGTGGCCTACAGGATCGCGATCACGCCGGAGGGCCGCGCCCTTGTCGCCGCCGGCCTCGACCTCGTCGAGGAGACAGGCACCCTGACGCGGGAGCAGATCCTCGACGGTTCCTGGCGGACCGCGAACCTGAGAAAGTACAGCCTCTCGACGCCGCCAAAGCGCGTCTGGCCGGGCAAGTCCCACCCGTACCAGAGGATCATCGACGAGGTGAAGAGGATCCTCCTGGACATGGGCTTTGTGGAGATGCAGGGCGAGATCGTCCTCTCCGCCTTCTGGGACTTCGACGCCCTCTTCCAGCCGCAGGACCACCCGGCCCGCGAGATGCAGGACACCTTCTACCTGGACATGAAAGAGCCCCTGCCCGCGGGATATGAGGGCGTGCGCGACATGCACGAGCACGGCGGCACGACCTCGTCGACGGGATGGGGCGGCGTCTGGAGCACCGAGGTCCCGCAGCAGTGCGTGCTCCGCACCCACACCACCCCCTTCTCCATCAGGTACCTCATCGACCACCCCGAACCCCCTGTCAAGGCCTTCGCCCTCGGCCGTGTCTACAGGCGCGAGGCGATCGACCCGACCCACACCCCCGAGTTCGAGCAGCTCGAGGGGATCGTCATGGACGAGGACGTCTCCTTCCGCCACCTCCTCGGCTACCTCAAGGAGTTCTACGGGAGGATGGGCTTTGAGAACGTCCGCTTCCGCCCCGGCTACTTCCCGTACACCGAGCCCTCGGTCGAGCCCGAGGTCTGGGTGGACGGCCTCGGCTGGGTGGAACTCGGCGGCGCCGGTATCTTCAGGGAGGAGGTCACCGCCCCCTGGGGTATCGAGACGCCGGTCCTTGCATGGGGCCTCGGCATCTCCCGCGTGGCGATGCTGAAGCTGGGCCTGAAAGACCTCAGGCAACTGTATCGGAGCGACATCGACTGGATCAGGGAGAGCCCTGTGATCAGGAAGGAGGAGTGA
- a CDS encoding tryptophan--tRNA ligase has translation MQQGINPWASSQTVDVEKLFSDFGIEPIGTATSGLPEVPSFMRRGIVVGHRDYGRIADAIRTGSPFNVMTGFMPSGHPHLGHLMVMKEVVWHVQQGGRGYIGVADREAHAVRGMSWTQCREYGREYLACLYALGYEGTTYYQSENTRLKDLAFEAATKINFSELQAIYGFTQDTALAHAMSVATQVGDILFPQLDCGPSPTVVPVGIDQDPHIRLTRDVAYKLRMFLVERRDGCISVRSKNAPEAAIEAVHRAFPGSKKYEGHVDIPGASCDAVEEKVRAIEIEQGGFGFVLPSATYHTFMPGLQGGKMSSSVPESFISFWETEKDLKKKVMASLTGGRMTLEEQKKLGGEPEKCSVYLLNLFHMAPDDGELAEICRKCRAGEMMCGTCKKETFERTKEYLMDLREKMDETAHLVDG, from the coding sequence ATGCAGCAGGGGATCAATCCATGGGCCAGCAGCCAGACGGTCGATGTCGAAAAACTCTTCTCCGATTTCGGCATCGAACCGATTGGCACCGCCACCTCAGGCCTCCCCGAGGTCCCGTCCTTCATGCGGCGGGGGATCGTCGTGGGGCACCGTGACTACGGGAGGATCGCCGATGCGATCCGGACAGGATCGCCATTCAATGTCATGACCGGGTTCATGCCCTCGGGCCACCCGCACCTCGGCCACCTCATGGTGATGAAAGAGGTGGTCTGGCATGTGCAGCAGGGTGGCAGAGGCTATATCGGCGTCGCCGACCGCGAGGCCCACGCCGTCCGCGGGATGTCGTGGACGCAGTGCAGGGAGTACGGCCGGGAATACCTCGCCTGCCTGTACGCCCTCGGCTATGAGGGGACGACCTACTACCAGAGCGAGAACACACGCCTGAAAGACCTCGCCTTCGAGGCGGCGACGAAGATCAACTTCTCCGAACTTCAGGCGATCTACGGCTTTACGCAGGATACCGCCCTCGCCCACGCGATGAGCGTGGCAACCCAGGTGGGGGACATCCTCTTCCCGCAGCTCGACTGCGGCCCCTCCCCCACCGTCGTCCCTGTCGGGATCGACCAGGACCCCCATATCAGGCTGACCCGCGACGTCGCCTATAAACTCCGGATGTTCCTGGTCGAACGCCGGGACGGCTGCATCAGCGTCCGCTCGAAGAACGCACCCGAAGCGGCGATCGAGGCCGTCCACCGTGCCTTCCCCGGCTCGAAAAAGTACGAGGGCCACGTGGATATCCCGGGCGCCTCCTGCGATGCTGTCGAGGAGAAGGTGCGGGCGATCGAGATCGAGCAGGGCGGTTTCGGCTTCGTCCTCCCCTCGGCCACCTACCACACCTTCATGCCGGGCCTGCAGGGCGGCAAGATGTCGTCGAGCGTGCCGGAGAGTTTCATCTCCTTCTGGGAGACGGAGAAAGACCTCAAGAAAAAGGTGATGGCCTCCCTCACCGGCGGGCGCATGACCCTTGAAGAGCAGAAGAAACTCGGCGGCGAACCGGAGAAGTGCTCTGTCTATCTCCTCAACCTCTTCCACATGGCCCCTGACGACGGGGAACTCGCCGAGATCTGCAGGAAGTGCCGGGCCGGCGAGATGATGTGCGGCACCTGCAAGAAGGAGACCTTCGAGAGGACGAAGGAGTACTTAATGGATCTCAGAGAGAAGATGGACGAAACAGCACACCTGGTGGATGGATAA
- the endA gene encoding tRNA-intron lyase — translation MADDLPVGQVVFYIFPATPRIFHVKATFDGSNLYLKQDTSLYESGGYGRPEKGGLRLSPEEGLYLLWRKRIDLEGFDFSGLLTELSREPGFFRRYLVYRDLRERGYALQTGPHDFRVFKRGERPGKGQSLYLIRVLAERDLVDFDRIVAEVATAGNMRKQYLIAAVDDEGELTYYEVKTNHLAGSETPGATATVEGEAFGAVVLVRAAAAPWLETEGYGKPLDPELTMLSPVEALFLMDEGRLTLGQEGSPFGHDRYHAVAAATDGELAEKVVVYTDLRRRGYAPKTGYKFGHHFRVYGEGVKHSLMLAHAIPSGTALTMAVISRSVRLAHSVKKKMLFACVHMDGIQYIEFARIKL, via the coding sequence ATGGCAGACGACCTGCCCGTGGGGCAGGTCGTCTTCTATATATTCCCTGCCACCCCACGTATCTTTCACGTGAAGGCAACATTCGACGGCAGCAACCTCTATCTGAAACAGGACACCTCGCTCTATGAGAGCGGGGGCTACGGGCGGCCTGAGAAGGGCGGGCTCCGTCTCTCCCCGGAGGAGGGACTGTACCTCCTCTGGCGGAAGAGGATCGACCTTGAAGGCTTCGATTTCTCCGGCCTCCTTACAGAACTCTCCCGAGAGCCGGGTTTTTTCCGGCGGTACCTCGTTTACCGCGATCTCAGGGAGAGAGGCTACGCCCTCCAGACCGGGCCGCATGACTTCCGGGTCTTCAAACGCGGCGAGAGGCCGGGCAAGGGTCAGTCCCTGTACCTGATCCGGGTGCTCGCCGAACGCGACCTGGTGGACTTCGACCGTATCGTCGCCGAAGTGGCGACGGCCGGGAATATGCGCAAGCAGTACCTTATAGCGGCGGTGGACGACGAGGGCGAACTCACCTACTATGAGGTGAAGACCAACCACCTCGCCGGTTCGGAGACACCCGGAGCGACGGCGACGGTGGAAGGCGAGGCTTTCGGTGCGGTCGTCCTGGTGAGAGCCGCGGCCGCCCCCTGGCTCGAGACTGAAGGCTATGGCAAACCCCTCGATCCCGAGCTGACCATGCTCTCCCCGGTGGAGGCACTCTTCCTCATGGACGAGGGCAGGCTCACCCTCGGTCAGGAAGGTTCGCCTTTTGGCCACGACAGGTATCATGCCGTCGCCGCTGCGACCGACGGCGAACTTGCAGAGAAGGTCGTCGTCTATACCGACCTGCGCAGGCGCGGCTATGCGCCGAAGACCGGGTACAAGTTCGGCCACCACTTCAGGGTCTATGGCGAAGGGGTCAAGCACTCTCTCATGCTCGCCCATGCCATTCCCTCAGGCACCGCCCTCACCATGGCCGTCATTTCACGCTCGGTCCGCCTGGCGCACAGTGTCAAAAAGAAGATGTTGTTTGCCTGTGTACATATGGACGGCATTCAGTATATCGAATTTGCACGAATAAAACTGTGA